Proteins encoded within one genomic window of Triticum aestivum cultivar Chinese Spring chromosome 2D, IWGSC CS RefSeq v2.1, whole genome shotgun sequence:
- the LOC123049045 gene encoding MKI67 FHA domain-interacting nucleolar phosphoprotein yields the protein MGLRDKKRNQRRVLSRRSAGPRTGEGKDFLPLEGKEQRIREKQQPEEPENTATVLYIGHIPHGFYEDQMQGFFQQFGAVKRVRIARNRKTGKSKHYGFIEFENPEVAKIVADEMNNYLLFEHTLQIAPVPLEKVHAKLWKGVRKGFVPVDRVAIERNKLSKDKTVEEHKRMLEGIVKRDENRRKRIKAAGIDYECPPLIGSVQPSAKKIKFDED from the exons ATGGGGTTGAGGGACAAGAAGAGGAACCAGAGGCGTGTGCTCTCGCGGCGCTCCGCCGGCCCCCGGACCGGCGAGGGCAAGGATTTCCTG CCGCTGGAGGGGAAAGAGCAGAGGATCCGGGAGAAGCAGCAGCCCGAGGAGCCGGAGAACACGGCCACCGTCCTGTACATCGGCCACATCCCCCACGGCTTCTACGAGGACCAGATGCAAG GTTTCTTTCAGCAGTTTGGGGCTGTTAAGAGGGTCAGGATTGCCCGGAACCGCAAG ACAGGAAAGTCCAAGCATTATGGTTTCATTGAGTTTGAGAACCCTGAG GTGGCGAAGATTGTAGCTGATGAGATGAATAACTACCTCTTGTTTGAGCACACTCTGCAAATTGCGCCTGTCCCACTGGAGAAAGTTCATGCCAAATT ATGGAAAGGTGTGCGGAAGGGATTTGTACCAGTTGACCGGGTAGCAATTGAACGGAATAAGCTTAGTAAG GATAAAACAGTAGAAGAGCATAAGAGGATGCTTGAAGGAATTGTAAAGCGGGATGAGAATCGTCGCAAAAGAATCAAGGCTGCTGGCATCGATTATGAGTGTCCACCCCTT ATTGGGAGCGTTCAGCCTTCAGCTAAGAAGATCAAGTTTGATGAGGATTAG